The following proteins come from a genomic window of Frankia casuarinae:
- the malQ gene encoding 4-alpha-glucanotransferase, which translates to MTSDCPAVPTASASASSASPASPAGPTAPAGPQPAGTPVVDPTIDPVLAELAAVSGVATSYLGADGVPVQVAPDTVRAVLRLAGVDPTDPAAALAAALERPWRRRVPACAVVVAAAPRPVVVHTPVEIIPHAELELGTGGRIVLDPPGAPLAERVLDGVPWVARPIGLPAGLPLGDHVLHIDAGTERHRCQVVAVPAAVPGPAALAPPARAWGWMIQLYALTSTSSWGMGDYGDLATLADWSGRAGADVLLVNPLHAGAPTLPVAASPYSPASRRFVSPLYLRPERTPEYARADPATRAAVDKLARGARRDGRRDGLLDRDAVWRAKLAALELLFEVFRRGGEQVASAGSAASEPAAEPAGSDLIDFATWSALAERYGPDWRTWPARLAHPGAPAVAEARAQLADRVAFHVWLQQRCDQQLAAAQAAARAAGMAAGIVHDLAVGVDPGGADAWALQDVLAVGASVGAPPDTFNQQGQDWGLPPWRPDALAEAGYAPLRQMVASVLRRGGGLRVDHILGLFRLWWIPAGAGAAHGTYVRYDAEAMLGLLALEAARAGAVVVGEDLGTVEASVATTLARMNVLGSTVLWFEQDAEGRPLPPTAYRAATMASLTTHDLPTAAGYLEGEHVRTRARLGLLGRSEEAEAAGWRAERDALVELVRSEGLVDPAGAAAGLGGRGNPGGRGRPEFDPAVRQEIVFALHRLLVRSSCRIVLGSPGDALGDRHQPNLPGTTDAYPNWRLPVTDSAGRPVTVERLLTDPDVRRLGEFLAQVRVAQVRGVSSTGAASPDEDRNPISR; encoded by the coding sequence GTGACTTCCGACTGCCCCGCCGTGCCCACCGCATCCGCGTCTGCGTCCTCCGCGTCCCCCGCGTCCCCCGCCGGTCCCACCGCCCCGGCGGGACCGCAGCCCGCTGGGACGCCGGTGGTGGACCCCACCATCGACCCGGTCCTCGCCGAACTCGCCGCAGTGTCCGGCGTGGCGACGTCCTACCTCGGGGCCGACGGTGTCCCGGTACAGGTCGCGCCGGACACCGTCCGGGCCGTCCTGCGGCTGGCGGGGGTCGATCCGACGGATCCCGCCGCAGCGCTCGCGGCGGCGCTGGAGCGGCCTTGGCGACGCCGGGTGCCGGCCTGCGCCGTCGTCGTCGCCGCAGCACCGCGCCCGGTGGTCGTTCACACGCCCGTGGAGATCATTCCACACGCTGAGCTGGAGCTCGGCACCGGCGGCCGAATCGTCCTCGATCCCCCTGGCGCCCCCCTGGCCGAGCGGGTGCTCGACGGCGTGCCCTGGGTCGCCCGGCCGATAGGGCTCCCGGCGGGTCTGCCCTTGGGGGACCACGTGCTGCACATCGACGCCGGAACCGAGCGGCATCGCTGCCAGGTCGTTGCCGTGCCGGCCGCGGTGCCCGGCCCCGCCGCCCTCGCCCCGCCGGCCCGCGCCTGGGGCTGGATGATCCAGCTCTACGCGCTCACCTCGACGTCGTCCTGGGGGATGGGGGACTATGGCGATCTCGCGACGCTCGCCGACTGGTCGGGCCGGGCGGGTGCCGACGTGCTGCTGGTGAATCCGCTGCATGCGGGTGCGCCGACCCTGCCCGTCGCGGCGTCCCCCTACTCGCCCGCAAGCCGCCGTTTCGTCTCCCCGCTCTACCTGCGACCGGAGCGGACGCCCGAGTACGCCCGGGCCGATCCCGCCACCCGGGCTGCCGTTGACAAGCTCGCCCGCGGCGCCCGTCGCGACGGGCGGCGGGACGGTCTGCTCGATCGGGACGCGGTGTGGCGGGCGAAGCTGGCCGCGCTGGAACTGCTCTTCGAGGTCTTCCGGCGTGGCGGCGAGCAGGTGGCATCCGCCGGGTCCGCCGCTTCCGAGCCCGCCGCCGAGCCGGCCGGGTCCGACCTGATCGATTTCGCGACCTGGAGCGCGCTCGCCGAGCGGTACGGCCCGGACTGGCGGACCTGGCCGGCGCGTCTCGCTCATCCGGGCGCGCCCGCCGTCGCCGAGGCGAGGGCGCAGCTGGCCGACCGTGTCGCCTTCCACGTGTGGCTCCAGCAGCGCTGCGACCAGCAGCTCGCCGCGGCGCAGGCCGCCGCCCGGGCCGCCGGGATGGCCGCCGGGATCGTGCACGACCTGGCCGTCGGCGTCGATCCGGGCGGTGCGGACGCCTGGGCGCTGCAGGACGTTCTCGCCGTCGGCGCGAGCGTGGGGGCCCCACCGGACACCTTCAACCAGCAGGGCCAGGACTGGGGGCTGCCGCCGTGGCGGCCGGACGCCCTGGCCGAGGCCGGGTACGCGCCGTTGCGTCAGATGGTCGCCTCGGTGCTGCGCCGCGGCGGCGGGCTGCGGGTCGACCACATCCTCGGCCTGTTCCGGCTGTGGTGGATTCCGGCTGGGGCGGGCGCCGCTCACGGGACATACGTGCGTTACGACGCCGAGGCGATGCTCGGCCTGCTCGCGTTGGAGGCCGCCCGTGCCGGCGCCGTCGTCGTCGGGGAGGATCTGGGTACCGTCGAGGCATCGGTGGCGACGACGCTCGCCCGCATGAACGTGCTGGGTTCGACGGTGCTGTGGTTCGAGCAGGACGCCGAGGGCCGCCCGTTGCCGCCGACGGCGTACCGGGCGGCGACGATGGCCAGCCTCACCACGCACGACCTGCCCACCGCCGCCGGCTACCTCGAGGGCGAGCACGTGCGCACCCGCGCCCGGTTGGGGCTGCTCGGGCGTTCGGAGGAGGCCGAGGCGGCCGGCTGGCGAGCCGAGCGGGACGCGTTGGTCGAGCTGGTGCGATCCGAGGGGCTGGTGGATCCGGCGGGCGCGGCGGCGGGCCTCGGCGGACGGGGGAACCCCGGCGGGCGCGGCCGGCCGGAGTTCGACCCCGCCGTTCGGCAGGAGATCGTTTTCGCGCTGCACCGGCTGCTGGTGCGGTCTTCGTGCCGCATCGTGCTCGGGTCGCCGGGTGACGCGCTGGGCGACCGGCATCAGCCGAACCTGCCGGGCACGACCGACGCCTATCCGAACTGGCGGCTCCCGGTGACCGACTCCGCCGGTCGGCCGGTTACGGTGGAACGTCTGCTGACCGATCCGGACGTGCGCCGGCTTGGCGAGTTCCTCGCCCAGGTCCGGGTTGCCCAGGTCCGGGGCGTGTCGTCCACCGGTGCGGCATCCCCAGACGAGGACCGTAACCCCATTTCCCGGTAA